In the Clostridium gelidum genome, TTTTATCCTTTGCTAATTCATCTAATACCGTTAATTCTAATACGTTTTTAAGTATATAATCGTGACTCGTAGCCATTCTTTCTAAAAAATTAAAAATTCTGCTTATTAATTCCTTATTTTCGTTAATCTCAAGCAAATTAATCAAATATGGATTTAAAACATCTTTAAAAATGCTATATTTTTCTGTTTCTTCACCATAATTCTGTTCTAACTTCTTGTCACAAAAAGGTTTTATTTCTGGAATTTCTTTTATTAATTCTTTGTATGCTGTATTGTAATTGAAAAATACAGCTTCATCGCATACACTCTTTGTTTCTTTACCCATATATTCCTTGGATTTTGCTAATATTGTGTCATCTTTTGACAGTCTTTCTAATACCGTAAATTCTAATAATGAATTTTGAACTAAAAACTCGTCATTAGTAGCCATTTTTTCTAAAAAATTAAAAATTCGGATTATTAATTCTCTATCTTCGTTAATCTTTAGCAAATTAACCAAATATGGATTTAAAACATCTTCAAAAATAATATGTGGTCCTGGTTCTTCTCCATGCCACTGCTTTAATACCATATCATAAAAAGGTTTTACCTCTGGAATTTCTTTTATTAACTCTTCGACTACTGTATCGAAATCAGTATTCAAAGGTAAATTTTCCATTCTACCACCTCACAATCGAACCAAATTCAAATTTCAACTCCTGTTTGTCAGATTACCAAACTGAAATTTATACATTTTGGTCTATCTTCAAACTGAACACAATAAAAATTTAATCTAATCGAAAAACTTCCCCTTATAAAAATTCTCATTTTCAAGTTTATTTGCCGTCATCCTAAACATAACACAGCCATCTGGACATACAACATCCTTGCTGTATTTGCCATCACCACCAATATTCTTTAAATCTCCACCACTTCTGACAGCCTCCATGATTGGGAACATAATCATCATTACTTTGGAGCAAATACCCTGTCCATCGTTATTTACAGGACAGCCATAGGTGCAGGTATACTTATCTCCAACCTCCTCGCCGTTTCGGCAATACCGCTCTGTGTGGTCACTTCGAAGAAACCCTGTTACCTCAATTTCCCATTCATACTCTTCATCATACCATTTTTTCATAATTATCCTCCAAATTCTAACTTATCTGTTTATTATGAGTTAATTATACCATACTTTCCAATATCGCATTATTTAACTAAATAGTGTGATTCTAATTTACTATTAAAATTTCATAATCAATGAAAACACTACAAATTGGAGTTTCTACATTCCTTATCTTTTTATAATTAAGCTTATTCATAAAATAATTTCATAATCAATGTGCTCACCCGAAAAAGCTGTATCATCTTTATTTTCCCTTCTTTGGCGAAGTTTAAAGCCTATACTTTCATAATTATGTTGTGCTGAAATTAATTTGCCATTTGTGCTTACAACAATTTTTTTAACACCATCATACTGAAAGATTTTACGAACAGCTTCCTCAAGTTATATTTCCCCATAACCATTACCCTTGTATCTGGTTACAATGCAGTTATGTCCAATGGGCTCACCATCCAAAGTTGTAATAAAACCATATTTATCTGCAATTTCCAAATTATCAAAGAAAAAGTTATCAAATTCTATCCAATTGGGTTCAAAACATTTTTGCCATCTATTATCAAAGGAATATCCATCCACCAATAATCGGTACAATATTCCTCTATAAAAGTCGCTTTTTTTTTAAATTCGAGACTCACCTATTGTTCCCCCCTTGTATAAAATTACAATTTATCTTTTAATTCAACATATTTTCAAAATACCATACTTATCACTTCTCATATAATTTTCTTTTTCTATGCCTTCTTTTCTAGTTCCAGATAATTTAAACACATTCTCTATATGATATGATCACCATCATATTATGGATAGTTATAATATTTTCTATAATTTCACAAAATTACTACTAGAAAAGCTAACTAAATTGATTTAATAATTTAGCTTTGATATAATATTATAAAAAACAAGGAGGATACAAATGTTTGAAAAAGATAGCTATGAAGAAGATGTAAGGTTATTTGAAAAAGTAATTTCTACACAAGCAGACGAATTATTATCTAATGAAGACTTAGCTGTTGCTTATATTGGTCGTGCAACATGCCCATTCTGCCGTAAATTTGCTAAAAAATTAAGTGGCTTGACTAATAAAATTAACATAACTATTTACTATGTGGATAGTGATAATTTTTCAGATAATTCAATTAACTCATTTAGGGAAAAATATAATATTGTAACTGTACCAGGATTTATTGTTAGTAAAAATAGAGAAATAGAGGTTCGTTGCGATTCTTCAATTACAGAAGACGAAATATTAGATCTGTTAAAATAAATAATCAACTAATTTAATTACTATAAACTAAAGATATGTTAATTATAATAATACAAAAAGTGTGATAGTACTTTTCTATGGTAATCGTAAAAATTTTAGCACCTTTAATATTTTTTTAAAGGCAGCAGTAAAATATCCTAGTAAGGCATGAATAAGCTTTACTAGGATATTTTATAATACGTCTAATGTCTTAATTTCGTATTATTAGCCTAATTGGTATAATTATAAACTGTAAAACTATATGTATTTATTTTATATAACAGCCTCGCAACATCTTGATACCTTCGTGTATCTATTTTCTAAAAAATCCAAATCACTGACTTCCCATTTTAGACATTATGAGCATCTCTACAATACTACTTTCTTACTTTTCTTCAGAAGATAAAAATTGTAGCCCCTCTATTTCTTCACAAATATCCTCCGTTCATTATACTACAATTTTTACAAATTCCTCTTTATTTTTCCTTTAATCCCCTCATTCTTTTCACTAATTTTTTTATTTATTTCTACAGTCCTTTCACTAAAATTAAAAAATCCTCACCAGCACTCATATTAAGTATTGGAGAGGATATAATTAATTTTTCTTATAAATACAAATTGGTTAAAAATTCAGTTCCTGCTTTTGTTTTAAAATATTTATTATTAATACTTTCTATTTGAGGAATTTTAATTTCATCTTCATAAATATTAACTAAGAAATCTGCTTCTATTAATATTTGATAATCAATTCCATCAATTTCACTATATGTATGATGATGCCCAATTAAATGACATACTCTTTCTATAAATTTTTCATCAAACTCAAATTTTAAAAGCATTTCTCTTGCAACTGGTGGTCCTTCAATCTCTTGATAATTTCCTGTTGATGAATTATATTTTTCTTCACTAATTTTTATTCCTATATCATGCATTATAGCTGCTACTTCTAAAACATCTTGAGTCTCTTCATTTAGTTTTTCTAGCTCACCTATTGATTTAGCAAAAGAAAATACCTTTAAAAAGTGATTTACTCTTCTTGGATCTTTTGCATAATATCTTATCATTTCATTTATTATAGTACTTGTCTTTTCTTTCATAGTTTTATCTCAGTGTTGGATATTATATACACTTAGGCACATGAAAATAAATAATAAGCCCAACCAACACCAGAGTTCACCTTCTTTCTGTTTAATTTTCCTATAATAACTATTATACTTATTCTCAATAAATTTTGTAATAGATTTTCTTTTATCTTTTCTTCATTTTTAAAATACTAACTCCACTAAATATTATTACAAATAAAATACATGAAATCATAAATGAAATTACACTGCATTCCAAGTTGCTTTCTGGATTGTTTGAACACATTCCAATTGGAAATAAGGAATAAGGATAGTAAAGTCCAAGGCCTTTCGCCCTAACTGCGATTCCCATAATTCCTCCAAGTAATGAAATACCTATTGGCACTGCAAAACTTCGTATTATCAGTGAAAGTGCAAGCTGAACTGAGGCAATAGAAATGCTTGCGCAAAATCCAAAGAAAAGCCACAAAAACATACCGCTTGGAACTGGACTTGTCAATCCTACTATTTTCCCTGAAATATAAAATAATATTCCTACAAAAACTTGTGTTAAAAATAACATTTTCATAATTGTGATAAACTTTGAAAAATATATGCTGCTAAAACTGACAGGTGCAGTTAAAACGCTATTCCAATTATTATTCATATGTTCTAATCTACAAATATAAGAGCAATACATTCCTATCAAAGCTGGAAAGCAAAAGTAGCAAAAAAACAAAGTATGCTGTGTCCAAAGACTATACCATTCATTGTCTAATATATCTATATTGCTTACGTAATTGACAGTTCCTAAAATAGCTGAAATGCATGGTATTATAAAAAACGCTATCCCTATATGGCATTTGTGAAGTTTTATTTGTTCAGCTTTTAATGCATTTAAAAACATATCTAAATCTCCTTTCCTACAAAAAGTTTTTTCCCGATCATATATATTAAAATAAATATTACAACTAATGCTGAAAGTTCACCAAAAGGAATATTAATCCAATATAAATCAATTATTCGTGTATCTTTATCCCAATTCATTCTTACTGGTGATAATTCACAGTAATAACCCCATAATACAAATTTAGATATACTACCAATGTACATTGAAAATATTCCCAAAAGTGTTCCAGTAATTGCTACAACAAATGAAATCATTTGATTTATAAATAATAATGAAATGATTAGCTGTAATAATAATAAAGTTAAGTTAACTATAAGTGTAAATAATAAATAATAAGCAAAATAACCACTTGGAAACTCTTGTGTAAAACCTTTTAAATGTCCTGCAAAAATCATAAATCCAATTTGTAAAATAACTGTAATAACAATATATACTGTACCGCATACAAATTTTGCCGCAAATAATTGACTGCTTGGCATAATAGCTTTTAACAATTTAAGAGTATTTCCTTTATGCTCTATATCACTTAAGCGCGACCCTATAACAGCTACCGCTATTGGCATAAAAAAGCAGTTAATTTGTGCAAACAATAATATTGAGTACATCCAGCCTTGTGGTAATTCATAAGGTTTCATTCTTTTTATTGAATAGGCAACTGTAATAAACTGTACTGCAATTATAGCTAATACCATAAGGCCTATTTTACGATGACGTATTTTATAAAATTCCATAGAAAGTGCTTTCATCATAAGCTCACTGCCTTTCCAGTTAACTCTAAGAAAATATCTTCTAAGCTCTTTTGACGTTCTTCTATGCGAAGCATCATAATTTTATTTTCATAAAATAATTCATTGCATTTTATAATTAAGTCATTAGAAGTTTGTGGTAATAATAAATATTCACTTTCAGCATCACAAATAATACCTTGGCTATTTAAAACACTCCTTGCCTTTGCATTATCCAAAGTTTTAATTGCAATCTTATGTTGACTTCTTTCATGAAGAGTTTCAAGATTATCTTGAAAAATCAATTCTCCATGATTTATAATTCCTACAGTATTAGCCATTTGATCAATTTCACTTAATAGATGACTTGAAACCACAACTGTCATACCATATTTTTTAGGAAGAGAACATATTAACTCTCTCATTTCTTGTATTCCCGCTGGATCAAGTCCATTGGTAGGTTCATCTAAAATAAGGAGCTTAGGAAAATCAAGTAATGCAGCTGCAAGTCCCAATCTTTGTTTCATCCCTAAGGAATATTGATTTACCTTTTTATTTTTTTGATTGTCTAATCTAACAATCTCTAATACCTTATCTATATTTTTTTTTGGCGCATTACGCAAGGTTTGAACAATTTTCAAATTTTCTATTCCTGTTAGATGTCCATAATAACTTGGAGATTCAATAAGGCTTCCTACATTTTTCAAAATCTCTAATCTATTTTTATCATTTGATAATTTTCCAAATACCTTTATTTCCCCTTCTGTTGGTTTAGCCAACCCTAAAATCATTTTTAATGTTGTAGACTTTCCAGCTCCATTGGGACCTAAAAATCCATAAATAGTGTTGGTTGATATCTTTAAATCAACATCTTTTACCCTATAAACATTTCCATACTTTTTGCTTAAATTATTAGTTGTAATTATATGTTCCAAATCTAATAACCCCTTTCATTCTTCTTAAAATATATTAAATAAAATAACTTAACCTGCTGAAGTATTTTCTAAAATATGTCTGTCTCACTTCACTTATAAATATAAAATACTTACCTTACAGCTTAATGAACTCTACCTTACATTTACCTTAATATTGTAAAAAGTAATTTTTTATAGCTAAATGCTAGTGTATAATTATTTACAGTTATAGATAACTAAAATTAATTACATAGAAAGGTGCTTTAAAATGGATAATATTAAAAATTCAAAAATTCTAATTATAGACGATGAACCTTCCCTATTGGAAATGGTTAAAACTATTATGTTAAATGAAGGCTTTCATGAAGTATTTACAGCATCTAATTGTCGTATGGCTATAGAAAAATTTAAAGAGGTAACTCCTCATGTTGTTATTTTAGATGTAATGCTTCCTGATGGAGATGGTTTTTCTCTTATGCAAAAGCTTCGTGAAATTTCGACAGTTCCTATACTTTTTTTATCTGCTAGAGATGAAGATGAAAATAGACTTTTAGGACTTGGACTTGGTGCAGATGATTATATGACCAAACCATTTCTTCCTAGAGAATTAATCCTTAGGCTTAACATTATACTTAGAAGAACATATTTCCCCTCAGGTATGAAACCTAAGGAAAAACCTACTTTTTATTTAGGCAATATGCTTATAGATATGAATAGTGGGACTATAAAAAAACAAGAAGAAGAATTAACCTTAACAGCTAAAGAGTATGCTTTGTTAGACAAGCTCTATGCTAACAAAGGAAATATTGTTACTATTGATGCCTTATGCAGAGCTGCCTGGGATGATAATTTATTTGGATATGAAAATACACTAATGGTACATATAAGAAGACTCAGAGAAAAAATAGAACCAGAACCATCTCATCCAAAGTACCTTTTAACAGTAAGAGGCCTTGGATATAAGCTTGTATTGGAGGCATAAAATGAAGGGAATAATGAAAATAATTTTACGTAATGTTCTCTCAGCTGGAGGAATTGCTGTATTACTATTAATAACTAATTTGATTATTTTAATTTCATGGGCAGCATATTCCAGTAAAGATCAAACCCCTAAATATAGTATATCTAATATTAGCCAAGATTTAAAAAGAGAAGGTACAAACTATATATTATCTGATGAAGCTTCTTCTTTAATAACAGATAAATTTCAATGGGCAATGCTTTTAAGTGATGATGGGAAAGTTATATGGAGTAAAAACTTACCAGAAGATGTTCCTTTAAGTTACACTTCTTCAGATATTGCATCTTTTTCTAAATGGTTTCTAAATGATTATCCAGTTAAGGAATGGCAACATGAAAATGGATTATTTGTTCTCGGTGATAGTAAAAATAGCACTTGGAAATATAATTTTGAAGCTTCTGAAATATCTATGTACAATGCTCCTAAGTGGTTATTAGCTGGATTAATAATAAATTTTTTAATTGCTATATTATTAGCATTTTTATTTGGAATTCGTTTTTTTCTTTCTCTTCGTATAATTATAAAAGGAGTAGAAGATATGGCTGAAAAAAAGCCGATTTTGCTTAATATTAAAGGGGCTTTTAAAGATTTAGCAAACAACATAAATATCACATCTACAGAATTATTAAGACAGCAAAAATTAATAGAAAAAAGAGATACCGCAAGAAACAATTGGATTACCTCAGTATCCCATGATATCCGTACTCCACTTTCTATGATTATGGGCTATTCTAGTTCCTTAGAAAATAATAAAAATTTTTCTGAAGAAGAAAGAAAACAATTTAGCATTATAAGATTGCAAAGCGAAAAAATAAAGCAGCTAGTCAATGATTTAAATTTAACAGTAAAGCTTGAATATGAAATGCAGCCTTTAAACATTCAGCCTTTTTATATTGCAGAACTTGTTCGAAAGATAGTCGTAGATCATTTAAATAATTTACGTGATGATAAATACACTCTACAACTTTCAGTTTCTGATGAGGTTCAAAGTTATATGATAAATGGTGATATGCGATTATTTGAACGTGCTCTTAATAATATTATAGGAAATAGCATGAAACATAATGAAAATGGTTGTGATATTTCCATTGAAATGAAAAAGAAAAAAGAATACTGCATAATTGAAATTAAAGATAATGGAACAGGCTTTAAAGATGATGTTTTAGAAAATCTAAACTCTTCTAATGAAATGCCTACTGGTACTTCACATGGTCTTGGACTTTTTATTGTAAAGCAAATTATTGCAGTACATGGTGGTACAATTCATTTTGAAAACTCAGAAAATGGTAGTAGCATAATATTGTATGTTAACAACTGATATTATAAAAAATGTGATTATACAAACTTAATGTATAATCACATTTCCAAAATTCATATAAATAATTATCTTTATATAACTCTAAATATTTACTTTATTTTATTGTATTAAGTAAGTTAGCCATTTCAATAGCTGAAACTGCACATTCATATCCTTTATTTCCTGCCTTAGTTCCTGCTCTTTCTATTGCTTGCTCTATAGTATTTGTTGTAAGTACACCAAATATTACTGGCTTTTCACTTTCAAGAGAAACATTTGCAATTCCCTTTGAAACTTCTGAACAAACTAAATCATAATGCAGCGTAGATCCTTTTATTACTGCACCCAAACATATTACTCCATCATATTTAGAACTCTTAGCCATTTTTTTAGCTATCAATGGAATTTCAAATGCA is a window encoding:
- the traF gene encoding conjugal transfer protein TraF; protein product: MFEKDSYEEDVRLFEKVISTQADELLSNEDLAVAYIGRATCPFCRKFAKKLSGLTNKINITIYYVDSDNFSDNSINSFREKYNIVTVPGFIVSKNREIEVRCDSSITEDEILDLLK
- a CDS encoding TIGR04076 family protein — translated: MKKWYDEEYEWEIEVTGFLRSDHTERYCRNGEEVGDKYTCTYGCPVNNDGQGICSKVMMIMFPIMEAVRSGGDLKNIGGDGKYSKDVVCPDGCVMFRMTANKLENENFYKGKFFD
- a CDS encoding sensor histidine kinase; translated protein: MKGIMKIILRNVLSAGGIAVLLLITNLIILISWAAYSSKDQTPKYSISNISQDLKREGTNYILSDEASSLITDKFQWAMLLSDDGKVIWSKNLPEDVPLSYTSSDIASFSKWFLNDYPVKEWQHENGLFVLGDSKNSTWKYNFEASEISMYNAPKWLLAGLIINFLIAILLAFLFGIRFFLSLRIIIKGVEDMAEKKPILLNIKGAFKDLANNINITSTELLRQQKLIEKRDTARNNWITSVSHDIRTPLSMIMGYSSSLENNKNFSEEERKQFSIIRLQSEKIKQLVNDLNLTVKLEYEMQPLNIQPFYIAELVRKIVVDHLNNLRDDKYTLQLSVSDEVQSYMINGDMRLFERALNNIIGNSMKHNENGCDISIEMKKKKEYCIIEIKDNGTGFKDDVLENLNSSNEMPTGTSHGLGLFIVKQIIAVHGGTIHFENSENGSSIILYVNN
- the ribH gene encoding 6,7-dimethyl-8-ribityllumazine synthase, which translates into the protein MNIFEGNLISEGLKFGIVIGRFNEFIGGKLLDGALDGLKRHGVKEEDIDIAWVPGAFEIPLIAKKMAKSSKYDGVICLGAVIKGSTLHYDLVCSEVSKGIANVSLESEKPVIFGVLTTNTIEQAIERAGTKAGNKGYECAVSAIEMANLLNTIK
- a CDS encoding HD domain-containing protein; protein product: MKEKTSTIINEMIRYYAKDPRRVNHFLKVFSFAKSIGELEKLNEETQDVLEVAAIMHDIGIKISEEKYNSSTGNYQEIEGPPVAREMLLKFEFDEKFIERVCHLIGHHHTYSEIDGIDYQILIEADFLVNIYEDEIKIPQIESINNKYFKTKAGTEFLTNLYL
- a CDS encoding ABC transporter ATP-binding protein — its product is MEHIITTNNLSKKYGNVYRVKDVDLKISTNTIYGFLGPNGAGKSTTLKMILGLAKPTEGEIKVFGKLSNDKNRLEILKNVGSLIESPSYYGHLTGIENLKIVQTLRNAPKKNIDKVLEIVRLDNQKNKKVNQYSLGMKQRLGLAAALLDFPKLLILDEPTNGLDPAGIQEMRELICSLPKKYGMTVVVSSHLLSEIDQMANTVGIINHGELIFQDNLETLHERSQHKIAIKTLDNAKARSVLNSQGIICDAESEYLLLPQTSNDLIIKCNELFYENKIMMLRIEERQKSLEDIFLELTGKAVSL
- a CDS encoding ABC transporter permease, whose amino-acid sequence is MFLNALKAEQIKLHKCHIGIAFFIIPCISAILGTVNYVSNIDILDNEWYSLWTQHTLFFCYFCFPALIGMYCSYICRLEHMNNNWNSVLTAPVSFSSIYFSKFITIMKMLFLTQVFVGILFYISGKIVGLTSPVPSGMFLWLFFGFCASISIASVQLALSLIIRSFAVPIGISLLGGIMGIAVRAKGLGLYYPYSLFPIGMCSNNPESNLECSVISFMISCILFVIIFSGVSILKMKKR
- a CDS encoding response regulator transcription factor translates to MDNIKNSKILIIDDEPSLLEMVKTIMLNEGFHEVFTASNCRMAIEKFKEVTPHVVILDVMLPDGDGFSLMQKLREISTVPILFLSARDEDENRLLGLGLGADDYMTKPFLPRELILRLNIILRRTYFPSGMKPKEKPTFYLGNMLIDMNSGTIKKQEEELTLTAKEYALLDKLYANKGNIVTIDALCRAAWDDNLFGYENTLMVHIRRLREKIEPEPSHPKYLLTVRGLGYKLVLEA
- a CDS encoding ABC transporter permease; this encodes MMKALSMEFYKIRHRKIGLMVLAIIAVQFITVAYSIKRMKPYELPQGWMYSILLFAQINCFFMPIAVAVIGSRLSDIEHKGNTLKLLKAIMPSSQLFAAKFVCGTVYIVITVILQIGFMIFAGHLKGFTQEFPSGYFAYYLLFTLIVNLTLLLLQLIISLLFINQMISFVVAITGTLLGIFSMYIGSISKFVLWGYYCELSPVRMNWDKDTRIIDLYWINIPFGELSALVVIFILIYMIGKKLFVGKEI